In the genome of Sebastes umbrosus isolate fSebUmb1 chromosome 14, fSebUmb1.pri, whole genome shotgun sequence, one region contains:
- the LOC119502449 gene encoding phosphoinositide-interacting protein-like: MSGSPENIPLGECTLSQSRDQLTPPSRTESTVFSMSRSDSVWTTETSRSSKCEEFWFAIHLMSTGGSFLACGIIISGLWFAGHCRKVTNILGPALLSIGLMVFVVGVVLIPVTKQNRKQNIKKPMTYYRQPQFNL, encoded by the coding sequence ATGTCAGGCAGTCCAGAGAACATCCCCCTGGGAGAGTGCACCCTCTCCCAGTCCAGGGACCAGCTGACGCCCCCGAGCCGCACAGAGAGCACCGTGTTCAGCATGTCCCGCAGCGATTCCGTCTGGACCACTGAGACGTCTCGCAGCAGTAAGTGTGAAGAATTCTGGTTCGCCATCCACCTAATGTCCACCGGGGGCAGCTTCCTGGCATGCGGCATCATCATCAGCGGCCTCTGGTTCGCTGGCCACTGCAGGAAGGTGACAAACATCCTGGGACCGGCCCTGCTGTCCATCGGGCTGATGGTCTTCGTGGTGGGCGTGGTCCTGATCCCAGTCACCAAGCAGAACAGGAAGCAGAATATAAAGAAGCCCATGACTTACTACAGGCAACCCCAGTTCAACCTGTGA
- the LOC119501310 gene encoding transmembrane protein 238-like: NVSTMAQIKYIGLCVSAFMLAVALDVGGVVLLFVGIFANLRLDGRFYGDFLIYTGSLLIFSSLASWIIWYIGNVQLDEDDDGKKKKKRSSIVQLARKLSERLSQKLKPRVKYVEDGEECSSSQVSSPADAAHIASRVTWGRSTAYHNEGYDDCLDSVEKNMELEPEDKPEI; encoded by the coding sequence AATGTCTCCACCATGGCTCAGATAAAGTACATAGGATTATGCGTGTCTGCATTTATGTTAGCCGTCGCACTCGACGTCGGCGGTGTGGTTCTGCTCTTTGTCGGTATCTTCGCCAACCTGCGCCTCGACGGCCGCTTCTACGGCGACTTCTTGATCTACACCGGCTCTCTGCTCATCTTCAGCAGCCTGGCCTCCTGGATCATCTGGTACATTGGCAACGTGCAGCTGGACGAGGACGACGacgggaagaagaagaagaagaggagcagcaTCGTGCAGCTGGCCAGGAAACTCTCCGAGAGGTTGAGCCAGAAGCTGAAACCACGCGTGAAATATGTGGAGGATGGTGaggagtgcagcagcagccaggtgAGCTCACCTGCTGATGCTGCACACATAGCCAGCAGGGTGACCTGGGGCAGATCCACAGCCTACCACAATGAAGGCTACGATGActgtctggactctgtggagaagAATATGGAGCTTGAACCAGAGGACAAACCAGAGATCTGA